In the genome of Dermacentor variabilis isolate Ectoservices chromosome 5, ASM5094787v1, whole genome shotgun sequence, one region contains:
- the LOC142582703 gene encoding uncharacterized protein LOC142582703: MVSHGHGRSCALVLLLTLLSAVLVTEVRARSALQRQDQPGGGLIDTRFWQGVLNKTLEGNVEQAFNLVFGRMSDDISGAMNRFTSFLDGVRRNVTSVIQDGVRTRPTAT, from the exons ATGGTCTCTCACGGGCACGGAAGGTCCTGCGCGCTCGTTTTGCTGCTGACGCTGCTCTCCGCAGTGCTCGTCACTGAAGTTCGCGCCAGGAGCGCGCTTCAGCGCCAAGACCAGCCAGGCGGCGGCTTGATCGACACTCGCTTCTGGCAGGGAGTCCTCAACAAAACGCTGGAGGGCAATGTGGAGCAGGCCTTCAACTTGGTCTTCGGCCGAATGTCCGACGACATCTCTGGCGCCATGA ATCGGTTCACCAGTTTCCTCGACGGCGTCAGGCGAAACGTCACGTCGGTGATACAGGATGGCGTGAGGACAAGGCCCACAGCTACCTGA